Genomic segment of Sphingopyxis sp. QXT-31:
CCCATTTCTCCCCGCTATTTTGAATATGTGTCAGACGGTCGATTACAGCGTCTCCATAATCGCCCTATCAACCCGGAAAGCCGGGCAACCGATGGAGCATGAAGATGGGACCGTGAGATACCAGAAACGAAAAAGGCCACCCTCGCGGGTGACCTTTCGTGCCGGTGCCGAAGCGACCGATCTAAGCAATCAAACAGTCGCACAAATCGGACCCGGATGCAACCCACATCATGCGATGGAGGGACCGATGGTCTATATCCAAGCATATTTCCGTATCAGGTTCGGGCGTGTTGAATACGTCCGCGCCCACTTCCGCACCCAGTAGCTAAGGCTGCTCGGCTTCGGTTTCGTCACCTGGCCCCCGCTTCGGCGGGGGCTTTTTTCGTGTCAGCTTCACCTTGTCGGGCAGTTCCTTAGGGTCAGTCCCAATGAACCGCTCCAGCGCCTCACCAAATGGCATATCCAGCCCGAGGGGCCGCTCGCGCTGCCCGGTCATGCGATCAGCGCTTTGTAGGTCAAGCGGCCATGTGTCTGCGACAGGAGCGCGTTCACACGGTCGCCCTCGTCCATTGAGCGGAGATTGAAGCGCCACGTCATTTCGCCAAGGTACGCGCTAATGTGCTTCGGTGAAAGCCAATGGTGGGTGCCAATGATCTGACGCTTGAACAGCGCCCACACGCTTTCGATACCGTTGGTATGGAGGCAGTAGTTGCGGACATATTCGCCCGCCGAATGATTGACGCGGTGATGGCTGTAGTCGCGACCGAGGCCGACGAACGAACCATGCTCGTCGGTCATCAGTGCCGATCCCGGCTCTACATGATCGCGGATGGCGCTCTGGACGTTGCGGGCCGACAGCGACGGCGTGATGCCGGTGCGAAGTTCGCCTTCGCGCTCTAGGATGCCCAGCACCGCAATCTTGCCCTTGCCGCCCTGCTTGCCCCCGGTGCGCTGCCAAGCGTGCTTGTTCTTTTCCTTGCCGCCGATGAATGTCTCGTCGGCCTCGACCTCGCCAGACAGCGGGCGATTGAACGACTGGGTACGGACGGCATGGCGAAGGCGATGGGTGACGAACCACGCGCTCTTTTGCGTGATGCCCAAATCCTTTGCCAACTGCGTGCTGGCGATGCCCTTCTTGTGCGACGTGATAAGCCAGATCGCCAGCATCCATGTGCGGAGCGGCAATTTGCTGTCTTCAAAGATGGTGCCGACACGGATCGAGAACCGCTTGCGGCAATCGCCGCACTTGTGGGTTTTACCATCCGAGAAGTGATAGACCTTGGTCGACTGGCAATGGGGGCAGAACGCGCCGTTCTTCCACCGGATAGCCCTGAAATGGTCGATTGCGGCTTGCTCGTCGGGGATGGCTTGCATCATCTGGAGCAGGCTATTGAAAGTCGTGGACACCGCGGTTCTCCGTGTTGGTGGAACCGCTTATAGGTGTTTATGTGACCCGCGTCAATGGGTCACACAAGTATATAGGCTCAATGTTTTTTAGGAAAGAAGTTTTTCGGGGACAGCGAAATTAGGGGTGGTTGCACGCGTGACCGTAAGGGCGCGCCGTAACGGCGTCGATCAACATGATATTATTGCTTCAACTTTAGCTCTATCAAGACCTCATTATGCTCGGCATAATACTATATATATCAACAATTTAACTTAAAATTTGATAATTCCTCCGCATGTGATAATCAGAATATCTGCATGGGGGGGCAATCATGCTGTGGGATTTCATTCACTTATCTGCTAACAATGTGCCGGGGCCGTTGGTTACCGCTTCGGGAGTTGCGTCCTCGGCCGGTCGCGTGACCTTAATGAGCGACCGAGAGCTTTGGCTCACAATCGCCGTACTAACTTTCGGAATTTTCGTAGTTCTTACGCAAGCCTATTTGATTAAGGGAGTTATACACCGGCAAACAGACTCTGTTCTCCGAATATCTCTGGTAACTTTGATAATAGTCGGAACCCTGGCTCTAATTACGGCAGGGTTTAGCAATGATCAGATTGCACCGGCTCTTGGATTGTTTGGCACAATCGCTGGATATCTTATTGGCCGGCAAGAGAGAGGGATCTCGACTGACCAGGAAGTCGAAAAATGAGTTACGCAAGATGGCTAGCCTTGCCCCTTTCCGCACTCTCGGCGATCGCCGCAGCGCAAAGCGGCATGTGGGAAGAGCCTTCTGTTGCTCCATCACATGTTGTCATTGCAAATCTCGTGCGACAGGATTTGAATTTTTCGCTTCGTCCAAGAGACGGGGAATGGTCAAACTACACTATTCCAGCACTTGAAACATATAACTACAGCTGCAACAACTGCAGGACAGATGCATTCGAATTCATCATAACTACTAATAATAATACAAAGAGATATTTCTTGCTTGAGAAGCACAGGTACGCAATCGACTTTAATAGGGTAGAAAATGCGTTTGATATCTACAAGGCTAGCTAGAATATATATTCATATCATAGGCGAAAAATTCATAAACACCTAACGCCCGATCTGCAACCTTCGTTAGCCCCAATCGCAACCACCCTCAAATTCTAAATATCCACCACAATTTTCCCGAAATGCGCGTTCGCGATCTGGTGCCGGAAGGCGTCGCCCAGCTTTTCCAGCGGGAAATGATCGCTGATCACCGGCCGGATGCCGTTTGCCTCGACCCCGGCAATCATCGCGAGCTGCTGCGCGCGGCTGCCCACCGTCAGGCCCTGCACGCGCAGATTCTTGCTCATCAGCATCGCGGTCTGGACCGGGCCGGCGATGCCCGTCAGCACGCCGATCAGCGACACATGGCCGCCGACGCGCGTCGCGACCATCGACTGGTCGAGCGTGCCGGCGCCGCCGATCTCGACCACCGTGTCGACCCCGCGCCCGCCCGTCAGTTCGAGCGCCTTGGCGCCCCAATTGGGCTCTTCCTTGTAGTTGATCAGGTCGTCGGCGCCGAGCGCCTTCAGCTTTTCGAGCTTCGCGTCGGACGAGCTGGTCGCGATCACGCGCGCGCCCGCCGCCTTGGCGAATTGCAGCGCGAACACCGACACGCCGCCGCTGCCCTGGATCAGCACGGTCGATCCGGGCTGGGTCGTGCCATCGACGAACAAGGCGCGCCAGGCGGTGAGGCCCGCGCAGGTCAGCGTCGCCGCCTCGGCCACCGACCAGCCCGCGGGCGCGCGGGTGAACCAATGCTGGGGTGCCACCACCGCCTCGCGGGCGTAACCGTCGATGCCGTCGCCCGGCACGCCCTTCGCCGCCGCGGCGCTCGGCGCGGGGCCGTCGTCCCAGTCGGTGAAAAAGGTCGATACCACCAGGTCGCCGACCTTGAACTGGACCACCCCCTCACCCACCGCCTCGACCAGGCCGGCGCCGTCGGACATCGGGATCCGGCCGTCGACAGTCGGGATCATGCCCGCGACGACCGCGAAGTCATGGAAGTTCAGCGACGACGCGCCGAGCCGCACCCGAATCTCGCCCGGCCCCGGATCGCCGGGGTCGGGCAGCTCGGTAAGCGTGAGATTGTCGAGGGAGGCCGGTGCGGCAAGGCGAATGGCTTTCATGGCATTTTCCTTTGAGTGGATGGCGCGCGCCGGATGCCCCGCACAAATCTCGTCACCCTGAACTAGTTTCAGGGTCCATGGCCTGCCCTCGAATCAGGCGCAGCGATGGCTGAGAGCCCCGGCCATGGATGCTGAAACAAGTTCAGCATGACGAAGTGGCAATGTAGGTTCGGGTGCGACCCGCCTATTCCGCCGCCATCGCCATTTCGACGCGCTGCGGCCCGCGGATGACGCCGCCCGGCGTCGGCCCCTGCATTTCGCCGTCGCGGAAGGTGACTTCGCCCGACTTGATCGTCGCGACATAGCCGTCGGCTTTCTGCAACAGTCGCTTGCCGCCCGCGGGCAGGTCGAAGGCGAGCCAGGGTTTGCCGAGCTTGATTTCGTCCATGTCGATGACATTGAGGTCGGCGAGATAGCCGGGCGCGAGCAACCCGCGATCCTCAAGCCCATAGAGCATCGCGGTGTCGCGGCACTGGCGTTTGATCGCATGTTCGAGCCCGATGCGGTTGCCGTTGCGGTCGCGCACCCAATGCTGGAGCATGAAGGTCGGCGATGCCGCGTCGCAGATCGTCCCGCAATGCGCGCCGCCGTCGGACAGGCTGTTCACCGTGTCGTCCGAATGCTGCAGATCCTCGAGGAAATCGAGGTTGCCGTCCTGGTAGTTGAGGATCGGGAAATAGATGAAGCCCTTGCCGTCGTCCTTCATCAGCAGGTCATAGGCATATTCGGACGGCGAGACCCCCGCGGCGGCGGCGCGCGCCATGATGCTCTCGTCCATCCGCGGCTCATAGTTGAAGTCGGGGTCCATCTCGAAATGCACCGGCCAGCCCTCGGCCACGATCTTCAGGAAATCGAGGATGTCGCTTTCGGGCCAGACATTCTCCTCGGCGATCATGCGCGCCTTGAACGCGGGGTCCTTGAGATGCGCGAGCTGCTGCGCCCACGGCAGGTCGATGATCTCGTTCCACGCCGGCTTGAAGCGGAAGGGGTGTACCGTGCCCTGCCACGCCATGATGATGCCGTTCCCGCGCAGCGCGATCTGCGCGACGATGTTGGCGCCGCTGGCATTCTGACGCCGCATCTCCTTGATCTGTTCGTCGAGCGGCAATTCCTTGGCGATCGATTGCAGCGCGGCGAAGGTCACCGGGAGCCCGGTCTCGCGGCTGAGATCGCCCATCCACTCGAACTCGTTCCATTCGCGGCGCAGGTCGCTCGCCATTTCGAACACGCCATAACCGACGCGCCCCATCGCGCGGCCGATCGCGATCAGTTCCTCGGCGGTCGCGGTGGTGCCGGGGACGAGTTCGCCGTCGATCGACTTGTGCAGCACGGTGCGGCTGGTCGAGAAGCCGAGCGCGCCGGCGCGGATGCCCTCCTCGACGATGCGCGACATCTCCGCGATGTCGTCGTCGGTCGGGATCGCGCCGGGCTTTTCGCGGTCGCCGAGCACGTAAGCGCGCACCGCGCCGTGCGGCACGTGGCACGCGACATCGACGGTGCGCGGCAGCTTCTCCAGCGCGTCCATATATTCGGGGAAGGTCTCCCAGTCCCACGACATGCCCTCGGCGAGCGCGGTGCCGGGGATGTCCTCGACGCCCTCCATCAGGCTGATCAGCCATTCGTGGCGGTCGGGCTTGGCGGGGGCGAAGCCGACGCCGCAATTGCCCATCACCACGGTGGTGACGCCGTGCCAGCTCGACGGCGCCATTTCCTGGTCCCAGGTCGCCTGGCCGTCATAATGGGTGTGGACGTCGACGAAGCCCGGGGTGACGATCTTGCCCGCGGCGTCGATCTCCTCGCGCCCCGCGCCCAGGCTCTGCCCGATGGCGGCGATCCGGTCCCCGTCGATCGCGATGTCCGCGACAAAGGCATCGCCGCCCGTTCCATCGACGACGGTGCCGCCGCGAATCACCAGATCGTACATCTCCGCTCTCCCGATTATTTGGTTTCAGGGAGAAACCTATCACGGATATCGGATATGCCAAGACCTATGGGTCGCGCATGAAGGGCGACAGCAGCTGCCGATGCCAGCGGTCGGCGTCGCGGTCGTGGGCGTCGCCCAGCCCGATCCGTTCGACCGGCTCGGTCGCGGGGTCGCGCCAGGTTCCGAACAGCCGGTCCCAGACGCTGAACAGCGATCCGTAATTGCTGTCGGTCTGCGCCTGCCGGCTGCTGTGATGGACCAAGTGCACCGCCGGGGTTGCGAACAGCCAGGTGGCGGCGCGCCAGCCGCGGCCGTCGGCGCGAATATTCGCATGCTCGGCGATCCCGGCGGCGATTAGGACAAGTTCGGCGATCGCGACCGCGGCGGGCGGCAGCGCGAACAGCCAGATCGCGGGCAGCGCGAACAGCAACGACACGAACTGCTCGGCCGGATGGTGGCGAAACCCGGTCGTCGCGTCGATCGCGGTGTCGGCATGGTGAACCCGGTGCAGCCGCCACAGCCAGCCGATCCGATGCGACGCGCGGTGCGCCCAATAGGCGGCAAAGCTGCGCAGCAGCAACGCGGCCAGCGCGGCCAATACCAGCGGCATCGGGGGCAGCGGAAAGGGCGCCCCGCCCTTCGCCGCGCTCCATACGGCAAAGCCGACCAGGCTGGTGGGCACCAGCGCGGCCAGCAGCAGCGCCAGGATGCCCAGCAGTAAATTGGTCGCCGGGCGCCGCAACCCCGGCGCCGTCTCCGCGCGTGCGGCGAACAGGCCTTCGGCGAGTGCGGCAATGACGAAGGTCGCGGCCATCGCCCAAGGCGCCCACGCCATCAGTTCGTCCGCAAAGGCCCGCTCCATGCCGCCAAGGCGTAAAGCGGCTTGCGGTGAAGGCAAGGGCTCTCTACCGTGGCCGCGGGTCATCGGAAAATGCCTTTTCTTTTCGGGAGTTCGATCATGCGCGCATTGGCAGCAACCTTCCTCCTCGCCATGCCCACCGCCGCGCTGGCGGGCGTACCCGCCACGCCCGGCCCCGAGGCCGGGGTCGGCGCCGCGGCCATGGTCGCCGTCGCGGCGGGCTATTTGTTCCTGAAGCGTCGCCGCAGCCGCTGAGTCCGCGATGACCGAAGCGGCGACTGTGGCGCCGCATCGCGTCGATCGTGGAGCCGCTTTTGCCGCCGCCTTGCTGCTCGCGATCGCGGGGGCGTTGACGACGCGCATCGGTGCCGCCGTCGCGCATCGCGGCCTCGCCACCGCTTTCACCGACCTGTTCGGGATCAGCGCGATCGTCTGGTTCGCGGCCTTTGCGATCGGCGCGATCGCGCGCGAAGACGGCGCCCGGTCGCGCTGGCAACGCGGCGACGTCCCGATGCTCGCCGCGATTGTCGGCCCCGCGGTCCTGCCCGTCCCCGCCCTTGGTGCGGCGGCAGTCTTCGGCGCGGGGCTGTGGCTGGCGTTCGGCTCCGAGGCGAAATCGGCCGGCCGACGAATCGGCCTCGTGGCGCTCGCACTCAGCGCGCATCTTTTGTGGGGTCCGCTGATCCTGAAGCTGCTCGGCAGCGAATTGCTCGCGCTCGACGCCTGGATCGCGGCGCTTTTCGCAGGCGGGAGCGCGGAGGGGAATATCTTCGGCCAGGCGGGGTCGCAGGCCTTCACCGTCGGCCAGAATTGCTCGTCGCTGACCAACCTCTCGCTCGCCGGGGTGCTCGCGGTCGCGCTGGCGCAATTGTTCGCGCTGCGCTTCGACCGGCGCCTGATTGCCGCGACCTTGCTCGCGATGCTCGGTACCGTCGTGGTCAACGGCATCCGCCTCGCGATGATCGCGCGGCGTCCCGAACTTTACGACTATCTGCACAGCGGCGCCGGGATGATGCTGTTCGGCTGGGCGTCGTTGCTGGTCACCGCCGCAATCGTCGGCACCGCCGTCGCGCGCCACCCCGATTTTGCGCCGCGCTGACTGGATATTGAGCGGCGCCGTGCTGATCGCGGCAGCGCTTGTCGCGACGAAATTGCTGTGGCTACCGCGCAACGTCTATCCCGATCGCGAACGGCTGGCTGCGGCGATCGAGGCTCGGCTCGCGACGGCGGGCCTGACGAGCAGCCGACCTTGGAAAGCGGCGCCCTTTCGGATCCGCGCCGCCGGTGGCGCCTGCACGATGATCGTCCAGCAACTCGACGTCGAGGCGGCCGAGAAGAGCATCTTCGTCGAACGCGCGCGCGACATCGGCCCGGTGCGCTATCTGTATCACGACGCCATGCGCACCGACTTTCCGCGCGCCGGTACCGTGCTGCGCGACCAGCTGCAGCGACAGGCGGCGCGGGTGGGCCTGATGGTCACGGTCGATCCGATCATCGGCGTTGCGGCGTCACCCGCCTGCCCCGATCCGGCCCCGCTTCTCGCGGGCCTCAAGCTTTTCCCGCGCGCGGGGCCGCCCGCGCTCCGCTGACTGATTTCGCGGGCGA
This window contains:
- a CDS encoding zinc-dependent alcohol dehydrogenase family protein; amino-acid sequence: MKAIRLAAPASLDNLTLTELPDPGDPGPGEIRVRLGASSLNFHDFAVVAGMIPTVDGRIPMSDGAGLVEAVGEGVVQFKVGDLVVSTFFTDWDDGPAPSAAAAKGVPGDGIDGYAREAVVAPQHWFTRAPAGWSVAEAATLTCAGLTAWRALFVDGTTQPGSTVLIQGSGGVSVFALQFAKAAGARVIATSSSDAKLEKLKALGADDLINYKEEPNWGAKALELTGGRGVDTVVEIGGAGTLDQSMVATRVGGHVSLIGVLTGIAGPVQTAMLMSKNLRVQGLTVGSRAQQLAMIAGVEANGIRPVISDHFPLEKLGDAFRHQIANAHFGKIVVDI
- a CDS encoding sterol desaturase family protein, with product MERAFADELMAWAPWAMAATFVIAALAEGLFAARAETAPGLRRPATNLLLGILALLLAALVPTSLVGFAVWSAAKGGAPFPLPPMPLVLAALAALLLRSFAAYWAHRASHRIGWLWRLHRVHHADTAIDATTGFRHHPAEQFVSLLFALPAIWLFALPPAAVAIAELVLIAAGIAEHANIRADGRGWRAATWLFATPAVHLVHHSSRQAQTDSNYGSLFSVWDRLFGTWRDPATEPVERIGLGDAHDRDADRWHRQLLSPFMRDP
- a CDS encoding N-acyl-D-amino-acid deacylase family protein; amino-acid sequence: MYDLVIRGGTVVDGTGGDAFVADIAIDGDRIAAIGQSLGAGREEIDAAGKIVTPGFVDVHTHYDGQATWDQEMAPSSWHGVTTVVMGNCGVGFAPAKPDRHEWLISLMEGVEDIPGTALAEGMSWDWETFPEYMDALEKLPRTVDVACHVPHGAVRAYVLGDREKPGAIPTDDDIAEMSRIVEEGIRAGALGFSTSRTVLHKSIDGELVPGTTATAEELIAIGRAMGRVGYGVFEMASDLRREWNEFEWMGDLSRETGLPVTFAALQSIAKELPLDEQIKEMRRQNASGANIVAQIALRGNGIIMAWQGTVHPFRFKPAWNEIIDLPWAQQLAHLKDPAFKARMIAEENVWPESDILDFLKIVAEGWPVHFEMDPDFNYEPRMDESIMARAAAAGVSPSEYAYDLLMKDDGKGFIYFPILNYQDGNLDFLEDLQHSDDTVNSLSDGGAHCGTICDAASPTFMLQHWVRDRNGNRIGLEHAIKRQCRDTAMLYGLEDRGLLAPGYLADLNVIDMDEIKLGKPWLAFDLPAGGKRLLQKADGYVATIKSGEVTFRDGEMQGPTPGGVIRGPQRVEMAMAAE
- a CDS encoding exosortase/archaeosortase family protein; this translates as MTEAATVAPHRVDRGAAFAAALLLAIAGALTTRIGAAVAHRGLATAFTDLFGISAIVWFAAFAIGAIAREDGARSRWQRGDVPMLAAIVGPAVLPVPALGAAAVFGAGLWLAFGSEAKSAGRRIGLVALALSAHLLWGPLILKLLGSELLALDAWIAALFAGGSAEGNIFGQAGSQAFTVGQNCSSLTNLSLAGVLAVALAQLFALRFDRRLIAATLLAMLGTVVVNGIRLAMIARRPELYDYLHSGAGMMLFGWASLLVTAAIVGTAVARHPDFAPR
- a CDS encoding IS1595 family transposase, with translation MMQAIPDEQAAIDHFRAIRWKNGAFCPHCQSTKVYHFSDGKTHKCGDCRKRFSIRVGTIFEDSKLPLRTWMLAIWLITSHKKGIASTQLAKDLGITQKSAWFVTHRLRHAVRTQSFNRPLSGEVEADETFIGGKEKNKHAWQRTGGKQGGKGKIAVLGILEREGELRTGITPSLSARNVQSAIRDHVEPGSALMTDEHGSFVGLGRDYSHHRVNHSAGEYVRNYCLHTNGIESVWALFKRQIIGTHHWLSPKHISAYLGEMTWRFNLRSMDEGDRVNALLSQTHGRLTYKALIA